In Edaphobacter dinghuensis, a genomic segment contains:
- a CDS encoding acyltransferase family protein: MNQSNLSSGGLSTPASQRLVSLDVLRGLTIALMILVNNAGASNISYAQLRHSAWNGCTLTDCVFPCFLFMVGVSITLSFRKRLSQKVARGVIMLQVLKRTLLIFGIGLLLNALPFFDIGNLRFYGVLQRIAICYLLASVTYLFGGVIASSGVAILALVGYWWLMLHVRVPGYGLPGVDVGILDPAGNLASWLDRFLVPAAHLYHHTVYDPEGFLSTIPALANTLFGVLAASLLLTPRAAWQKFVILFFSGALFIAAGLLWAHWFPLNKRLWTSSFAIFTTGVSMALMAVFFWAIDGPPKLRKGLAPWLIFGTNALAAYVFSEVLAIVLGVITLSRGESLQQFFFRLLPHSLGPSAFLSAIYSFVFVIVCALPATYLYRHKIFLKF; the protein is encoded by the coding sequence TTGAATCAATCGAACCTATCAAGCGGAGGCTTATCTACTCCTGCATCACAGCGGTTGGTATCGCTCGACGTGCTGCGTGGCCTTACGATCGCGCTTATGATACTCGTCAATAACGCGGGTGCGAGTAATATTTCCTACGCGCAGCTTCGTCACTCTGCGTGGAACGGATGTACGCTCACGGATTGCGTCTTCCCTTGCTTTCTGTTTATGGTCGGCGTATCGATCACGCTGTCCTTTCGCAAGCGGCTCTCGCAAAAAGTAGCGCGTGGAGTGATTATGCTTCAGGTCCTGAAGCGCACGCTCCTGATCTTTGGCATAGGGCTCTTGCTGAATGCTCTGCCATTCTTCGATATAGGCAATCTTCGCTTTTATGGCGTACTGCAGAGAATCGCGATCTGTTATCTCCTGGCGAGCGTTACTTACCTCTTCGGCGGAGTGATCGCAAGCTCGGGCGTTGCTATTCTTGCGCTTGTTGGCTACTGGTGGCTGATGTTGCATGTGCGTGTGCCAGGATATGGCTTACCCGGCGTAGATGTCGGCATTCTTGATCCGGCAGGAAATCTCGCCTCATGGCTTGACCGCTTCCTGGTGCCCGCAGCGCACCTCTACCATCACACGGTGTATGACCCGGAAGGTTTTTTGAGTACGATACCTGCCCTGGCCAACACCCTCTTCGGCGTTCTAGCTGCTTCCCTTCTTCTTACTCCCCGCGCCGCGTGGCAGAAATTCGTGATCTTGTTTTTTAGCGGCGCTCTCTTCATTGCCGCAGGACTTCTCTGGGCTCATTGGTTTCCATTGAATAAGCGGTTGTGGACAAGCTCTTTTGCGATCTTCACAACGGGTGTCTCTATGGCACTTATGGCGGTATTTTTCTGGGCGATCGACGGCCCTCCGAAGCTACGCAAAGGACTTGCTCCCTGGTTGATCTTCGGCACGAATGCACTTGCGGCTTACGTTTTCTCTGAAGTGCTGGCCATCGTTCTTGGGGTCATCACTCTTTCTCGCGGAGAGTCGCTTCAACAATTTTTCTTTCGTCTCTTGCCGCACTCACTCGGCCCATCTGCATTCCTATCGGCGATCTACTCTTTCGTCTTTGTTATAGTTTGCGCTTTGCCTGCAACTTATCTCTACCGGCATAAAATTTTTCTGAAGTTTTAG
- a CDS encoding TonB-dependent receptor domain-containing protein codes for MTIGMLLPAAFGQGITGSITGTVTDSTGASIPGATVTVTQVETNAVHTVTSSDVGSFTVPQLPPGQYTVKIDKAEFKSFIQEHLTLAIDQVAQVNAQLQLGSQNESVTVSSVAPVIQTADSSIGLVVDSQAIQNTPLNGRLSIIGLIALAPGVQNAGAQDQLATRGVTAAIGTGGRNAYGGLGSTLDGVTNQEVTLQRGEGEVPSIDAISQFKVLSNGAPAEFNQPSQIIVVSASGTNKLHGEVLEYNRSKGTSAKSFFSGSQPRPPYERNEYGGNLSGPILIPKVYNGRDRSFFFFAFEGFRLTQSYALNTQQPTLKERSGDFSELLAGGPCAPSSTTSTIIKNPVTGQPYPGNIINTPLSAVDQQLLTILYPKPTQAGCGVNTFEEVQELSKSTRYSVRLDHKFNDNNQIRFTYLRAFYGPNATQGSDSLQGGNAQDGEHNSNFILGYTHTFSPTLLIDTYASFFHLPIYRTPQNYKTDFSSIIPGLGSELIQGAPQISITNIQSVSEAGSKDLEQVGQFNTAVTKVFPKHTIKAGFSYLYDNHWNDSAQTPQRGSYTFTNNKYTGVALADFLLGYPTSTANATPTNYITRNISAQYGMYIQDDWKPIPKLTINAGLRYDLQWFRPNPYGNNSLYVPSLQKVVVFADAYPASAIPNFLTSVPTVLAPSVGLSTNVFDYLGQDKNNVAPRLGFAYEAAPNTVIRGAFGIYYNLLPASYVGTAPFGTLPFTSSETFTNSSGTPSFTMANPFSATGSFTANPSVYASAKLSTPYTEEYNLAVEHQFQRGLNIRIGYVGQHNLKQNNYGGSGNYAPNINLPSQPVLTTASVQTTYNVQPFSAINYLMAPIFHSNENSLQIGIHKQYSHGFTLGAEYQWTRVLGTENIQNASGSTPNDSYGSVGGITPQALTVNYSYLLPFGRGQMLLGKSGGLVDKLVSGWQISGITTIQTGQPFSVAYSAPGSYTVPNSSPAVTYVGLVSGRASVVPGAHLYPAHKSRSQWFNPAAFTAPTNAAGIAGAAYGNSGYDMLRGPAFQDWDMSLQKNILFAERYNIQLRADSFNVFNHPNFGTPNASISNPSTVGTITSISGTPGYEQRTVEFAGKFTF; via the coding sequence ATGACAATCGGTATGCTGCTTCCCGCCGCCTTCGGCCAGGGTATTACGGGTTCCATTACCGGCACGGTAACCGATTCCACTGGCGCATCCATCCCCGGCGCAACCGTCACCGTCACCCAGGTCGAGACGAATGCCGTCCATACTGTGACCTCGTCGGACGTGGGCTCTTTCACCGTTCCACAGCTCCCCCCAGGCCAATACACCGTCAAGATCGACAAGGCCGAGTTCAAGAGCTTCATCCAGGAGCATTTGACCCTTGCAATCGACCAGGTCGCCCAGGTGAACGCTCAACTCCAGCTCGGATCTCAGAACGAGAGCGTAACCGTCAGCAGCGTTGCACCTGTCATCCAGACCGCCGATTCTTCAATTGGATTGGTCGTCGATAGCCAGGCCATTCAGAACACACCGCTCAATGGGCGTCTCAGCATCATCGGCCTCATCGCTCTTGCTCCCGGCGTGCAGAATGCCGGAGCGCAGGACCAGCTCGCCACCCGCGGCGTCACCGCCGCCATCGGCACTGGCGGTCGTAACGCTTATGGCGGGCTCGGTTCGACACTCGATGGTGTAACGAATCAGGAAGTCACCCTGCAGCGCGGCGAGGGCGAGGTTCCGTCGATCGACGCGATCTCGCAATTCAAAGTGCTCAGCAATGGCGCACCAGCAGAGTTCAACCAGCCTTCGCAGATCATCGTTGTCAGTGCCAGCGGCACAAACAAATTGCATGGCGAGGTATTGGAGTACAACCGCTCCAAGGGAACCTCGGCAAAGAGCTTCTTCTCCGGCAGCCAGCCGCGTCCTCCCTACGAGAGAAACGAATACGGCGGCAATCTGTCAGGCCCTATCCTGATTCCGAAGGTTTACAACGGCCGCGACCGCAGCTTCTTCTTCTTCGCGTTTGAAGGCTTTCGCCTCACACAGTCTTATGCGTTGAACACACAGCAACCTACATTGAAAGAGCGCAGCGGCGATTTCAGCGAGCTGCTTGCGGGCGGCCCCTGCGCTCCCAGCTCAACCACCAGCACCATCATTAAAAACCCGGTCACCGGGCAGCCCTATCCGGGCAACATCATTAATACGCCGCTGAGTGCTGTCGATCAGCAACTGCTCACCATCCTTTATCCCAAGCCGACCCAAGCCGGTTGCGGTGTCAACACGTTCGAAGAGGTTCAGGAGCTGAGCAAGTCGACACGTTATTCCGTGCGTCTGGATCACAAATTCAACGACAATAACCAGATTCGCTTCACCTATCTGCGCGCGTTTTATGGCCCCAATGCAACCCAGGGCAGCGATAGTCTGCAGGGCGGCAACGCGCAGGATGGCGAGCACAACAGCAACTTCATCCTGGGCTACACCCATACTTTCTCCCCAACGCTGCTGATCGACACCTACGCGTCGTTCTTTCATCTGCCGATCTACCGCACGCCGCAGAACTATAAGACCGACTTCTCTTCGATCATCCCCGGCCTGGGTTCTGAGCTGATTCAGGGTGCGCCGCAGATCAGCATTACCAATATCCAGTCTGTATCGGAGGCCGGTTCAAAGGATCTGGAGCAAGTTGGACAGTTCAATACCGCAGTGACCAAGGTCTTTCCGAAGCACACCATCAAGGCTGGCTTTTCGTACCTCTACGACAATCACTGGAACGACTCCGCACAGACCCCGCAACGCGGCTCCTATACCTTTACGAATAACAAGTACACCGGCGTCGCTCTGGCCGACTTTTTGCTCGGCTATCCGACATCGACAGCCAACGCTACCCCTACCAACTACATCACTCGCAATATCTCTGCTCAATATGGGATGTATATCCAGGATGACTGGAAGCCCATTCCGAAGCTGACCATCAACGCAGGACTGCGCTATGACCTGCAATGGTTCCGTCCCAACCCATATGGCAACAACTCTCTCTACGTTCCGTCACTGCAAAAGGTTGTGGTCTTCGCCGACGCCTATCCTGCGTCCGCTATCCCTAACTTCCTTACCTCGGTGCCTACCGTGCTCGCGCCTTCTGTGGGCCTGTCGACTAACGTATTCGACTACCTCGGACAGGACAAAAACAACGTTGCACCACGTCTTGGCTTTGCCTATGAAGCCGCGCCGAATACGGTCATCCGCGGCGCTTTCGGAATCTACTACAACCTGTTACCGGCTTCATATGTTGGAACCGCACCCTTCGGGACTCTTCCCTTCACCAGCTCGGAGACCTTCACAAATTCAAGCGGTACACCTTCGTTCACGATGGCGAACCCCTTCTCGGCCACTGGCTCCTTTACGGCAAACCCATCGGTATATGCTTCAGCGAAACTTTCGACGCCGTATACCGAAGAGTACAACCTTGCCGTCGAGCACCAGTTCCAGAGAGGTCTGAACATCCGCATCGGTTACGTCGGACAACACAACCTCAAGCAGAACAACTACGGCGGTTCGGGCAACTATGCTCCTAATATCAACCTGCCCAGCCAGCCAGTGTTGACGACTGCGAGCGTGCAAACCACCTACAACGTGCAGCCCTTCTCCGCGATCAACTATCTGATGGCTCCAATCTTCCATAGCAATGAGAACTCGTTGCAGATTGGTATTCACAAGCAGTACAGCCATGGATTTACCCTGGGTGCGGAGTATCAATGGACGCGCGTTCTAGGGACCGAGAATATTCAGAACGCATCGGGCTCAACACCTAACGACTCTTACGGCTCCGTCGGCGGCATCACGCCACAGGCACTTACTGTCAACTACTCGTATCTGCTGCCGTTTGGACGTGGCCAAATGTTACTCGGAAAATCGGGCGGTCTTGTCGATAAACTGGTCAGCGGCTGGCAGATCTCCGGCATCACCACCATTCAGACTGGGCAACCGTTCTCTGTCGCCTACTCCGCACCGGGCAGCTATACGGTGCCGAACAGCAGTCCTGCAGTTACGTATGTCGGACTGGTTAGTGGACGTGCCAGCGTCGTTCCGGGCGCTCATCTTTACCCTGCACACAAGAGCCGCTCGCAGTGGTTCAATCCGGCTGCGTTCACTGCTCCCACCAATGCTGCCGGCATCGCCGGTGCCGCATACGGAAACTCTGGATACGATATGCTCCGTGGCCCTGCCTTCCAGGACTGGGACATGAGTCTGCAGAAGAACATACTCTTCGCGGAGCGCTATAACATTCAACTTCGCGCAGACTCTTTCAATGTATTCAACCACCCCAACTTCGGCACACCGAACGCGTCGATCAGCAATCCGTCAACGGTCGGGACCATAACCTCCATATCCGGAACCCCCGGTTATGAGCAGCGGACCGTAGAGTTCGCAGGAAAGTTTACTTTCTAA
- a CDS encoding STAS domain-containing protein, whose translation MQDRELSFSSFNGAKDGVLIVALDGPLLLGNMFDFQSALRDLKPPCLILDLSNVPYMDSAGLGVLMNYYVSAQNNHRELLVVGVNERIQALLEMTKVDKILRLYPSLEAAEAVS comes from the coding sequence ATGCAAGATCGAGAGTTGAGCTTTAGCTCCTTCAATGGAGCGAAAGATGGCGTACTTATCGTGGCTCTGGATGGGCCATTGCTGCTCGGCAACATGTTCGACTTTCAGAGCGCGCTACGAGATCTGAAGCCGCCGTGCCTCATTCTTGATCTAAGCAACGTTCCCTACATGGATTCTGCCGGTCTGGGAGTGCTGATGAATTATTACGTTTCGGCACAGAACAATCACCGCGAGCTTTTGGTCGTGGGAGTCAACGAAAGAATCCAGGCCTTGCTGGAGATGACCAAGGTCGATAAGATCCTCAGGCTATACCCGTCATTG